From Musa acuminata AAA Group cultivar baxijiao chromosome BXJ3-8, Cavendish_Baxijiao_AAA, whole genome shotgun sequence, one genomic window encodes:
- the LOC135644372 gene encoding uncharacterized protein LOC135644372 isoform X1, which yields MGFDNIPKLSVMGRIQHCSSSACRHRVDEMETSNCLTKGRMCSSLNSCTYVLLQPNEEYDWRRQPRDIFSRDLLIWNMLHTDKSQFIFSSVCDSQHLHDPQYKSSCNDMEIGGVASKFFGFMPKFVKIVEVGPRDGLQNEKLTIPAAIKVQLIQKLVSSGLSVIEATSFVSPKWVPQLADAKDVMQAIHVVHGVKFPVLTPNLKGFEAAIASGAKEVVIFASASESFSKSNINCTIEESLTRYHEVVVAAKGLAIPVRGYVSCAMGCPVEGTVPPEKVAYVAKKLYDMGCSEISLGDTIGVGTPGTVIPMLKAVMSLIPVDKLAVHFHDTYGQALSNILVALQMGISVVDSSVAGLGGCPYAKGASGNVATEDVVYMLNGLGIKTNVDLGKLVAAGDFICKHLGRRSGSKSATALSRVTADASKI from the exons ATGGGTTTTGACAACATACCAAAATTGAGTGTTATGGGTAGGATTCAACATTGCAGTTCCAGTGCTTGCAGGCACAGGGTTGATGAAATGGAGACGAGCAATTGCTTAACCAAAGGAAGAATGTGCAGTTCATTGAACAGCTGCACATATGTGTTACTCCAGCCAAA TGAAGAATATGATTGGAGAAGACAGCCAAGGGATATATTTTCCAGAGATCTGTTAATCTGGAATATGCTACACACTGATAAGAGCCAGTTTATATTCTCCAGTGTTTGTGATTCACAGCATCTACATGATCCTCAATATAAGTCCTCTTGCAATGACATGGAAATAGGAGGTGTTGCAAGCAAG TTCTTTGGATTTATGCCAAAATTTGTGAAGATAGTAGAAGTTGGACCTAGAGATGGTTTACAAAATGAAAAGCTCACTATACCTGCAGCTATAAAGGTTCAATTGATACAGAAGTTGGTTTCCTCTGGATTATCTGTTATCGAGGCCACAAGTTTTGTCTCTCCAAAATGGGTACCACAG CTAGCAGATGCAAAGGATGTCATGCAAGCCATTCATGTTGTGCATGGTGTCAAGTTTCctgtcttaactccaaatctcaaA GGTTTTGAAGCAGCTATTGCATCTGGCGCCAAGGAAGTTGTCATATTTGCATCAGCTTCTGAGTCCTTTTCTAAGTCGAACATCAATTGCACCATTGAAGAGAGCCTTACTCGTTATCATGAAGTTGTTGTTGCTGCAAAAGGACTTGCAATACCTGTTCGTGG GTATGTGTCTTGTGCCATGGGGTGTCCTGTAGAAGGAACAGTGCCTCCAGAAAAGGTGGCATATGTGGCTAAAAAGCTTTATGACATGGGCTGTTCTGAAATCTCACTTGGTGATACCATCGGAGTCGGTACTCCAG GGACTGTGATTCCGATGCTCAAAGCTGTAATGTCTCTCATTCCAGTAGACAAGCTTGCAGTCCATTTTCATGATACTTACGGCCAAGCGCTCTCAAACATTTTGGTTGCTCTACAA ATGGGGATCAGTGTAGTCGACTCATCTGTGGCTGGCCTGGGTGGATGCCCCTACGCCAAGGGAGCTTCAGGGAACGTGGCCACCGAAGACGTAGTATACATGCTTAATGGCCTCGGCATCAAAACCAATGTGGATTTGGGCAAGCTCGTGGCTGCTGGGGACTTCATCTGCAAGCATTTGGGACGCCGGTCCGGATCAAAATCTGCCACTGCATTGAGCAGAGTCACTGCAGATGCCTCCAAGATCTAA
- the LOC135644372 gene encoding uncharacterized protein LOC135644372 isoform X2 encodes METSNCLTKGRMCSSLNSCTYVLLQPNEEYDWRRQPRDIFSRDLLIWNMLHTDKSQFIFSSVCDSQHLHDPQYKSSCNDMEIGGVASKFFGFMPKFVKIVEVGPRDGLQNEKLTIPAAIKVQLIQKLVSSGLSVIEATSFVSPKWVPQLADAKDVMQAIHVVHGVKFPVLTPNLKGFEAAIASGAKEVVIFASASESFSKSNINCTIEESLTRYHEVVVAAKGLAIPVRGYVSCAMGCPVEGTVPPEKVAYVAKKLYDMGCSEISLGDTIGVGTPGTVIPMLKAVMSLIPVDKLAVHFHDTYGQALSNILVALQMGISVVDSSVAGLGGCPYAKGASGNVATEDVVYMLNGLGIKTNVDLGKLVAAGDFICKHLGRRSGSKSATALSRVTADASKI; translated from the exons ATGGAGACGAGCAATTGCTTAACCAAAGGAAGAATGTGCAGTTCATTGAACAGCTGCACATATGTGTTACTCCAGCCAAA TGAAGAATATGATTGGAGAAGACAGCCAAGGGATATATTTTCCAGAGATCTGTTAATCTGGAATATGCTACACACTGATAAGAGCCAGTTTATATTCTCCAGTGTTTGTGATTCACAGCATCTACATGATCCTCAATATAAGTCCTCTTGCAATGACATGGAAATAGGAGGTGTTGCAAGCAAG TTCTTTGGATTTATGCCAAAATTTGTGAAGATAGTAGAAGTTGGACCTAGAGATGGTTTACAAAATGAAAAGCTCACTATACCTGCAGCTATAAAGGTTCAATTGATACAGAAGTTGGTTTCCTCTGGATTATCTGTTATCGAGGCCACAAGTTTTGTCTCTCCAAAATGGGTACCACAG CTAGCAGATGCAAAGGATGTCATGCAAGCCATTCATGTTGTGCATGGTGTCAAGTTTCctgtcttaactccaaatctcaaA GGTTTTGAAGCAGCTATTGCATCTGGCGCCAAGGAAGTTGTCATATTTGCATCAGCTTCTGAGTCCTTTTCTAAGTCGAACATCAATTGCACCATTGAAGAGAGCCTTACTCGTTATCATGAAGTTGTTGTTGCTGCAAAAGGACTTGCAATACCTGTTCGTGG GTATGTGTCTTGTGCCATGGGGTGTCCTGTAGAAGGAACAGTGCCTCCAGAAAAGGTGGCATATGTGGCTAAAAAGCTTTATGACATGGGCTGTTCTGAAATCTCACTTGGTGATACCATCGGAGTCGGTACTCCAG GGACTGTGATTCCGATGCTCAAAGCTGTAATGTCTCTCATTCCAGTAGACAAGCTTGCAGTCCATTTTCATGATACTTACGGCCAAGCGCTCTCAAACATTTTGGTTGCTCTACAA ATGGGGATCAGTGTAGTCGACTCATCTGTGGCTGGCCTGGGTGGATGCCCCTACGCCAAGGGAGCTTCAGGGAACGTGGCCACCGAAGACGTAGTATACATGCTTAATGGCCTCGGCATCAAAACCAATGTGGATTTGGGCAAGCTCGTGGCTGCTGGGGACTTCATCTGCAAGCATTTGGGACGCCGGTCCGGATCAAAATCTGCCACTGCATTGAGCAGAGTCACTGCAGATGCCTCCAAGATCTAA
- the LOC135644372 gene encoding hydroxymethylglutaryl-CoA lyase, mitochondrial-like isoform X3, whose amino-acid sequence MLHTDKSQFIFSSVCDSQHLHDPQYKSSCNDMEIGGVASKFFGFMPKFVKIVEVGPRDGLQNEKLTIPAAIKVQLIQKLVSSGLSVIEATSFVSPKWVPQLADAKDVMQAIHVVHGVKFPVLTPNLKGFEAAIASGAKEVVIFASASESFSKSNINCTIEESLTRYHEVVVAAKGLAIPVRGYVSCAMGCPVEGTVPPEKVAYVAKKLYDMGCSEISLGDTIGVGTPGTVIPMLKAVMSLIPVDKLAVHFHDTYGQALSNILVALQMGISVVDSSVAGLGGCPYAKGASGNVATEDVVYMLNGLGIKTNVDLGKLVAAGDFICKHLGRRSGSKSATALSRVTADASKI is encoded by the exons ATGCTACACACTGATAAGAGCCAGTTTATATTCTCCAGTGTTTGTGATTCACAGCATCTACATGATCCTCAATATAAGTCCTCTTGCAATGACATGGAAATAGGAGGTGTTGCAAGCAAG TTCTTTGGATTTATGCCAAAATTTGTGAAGATAGTAGAAGTTGGACCTAGAGATGGTTTACAAAATGAAAAGCTCACTATACCTGCAGCTATAAAGGTTCAATTGATACAGAAGTTGGTTTCCTCTGGATTATCTGTTATCGAGGCCACAAGTTTTGTCTCTCCAAAATGGGTACCACAG CTAGCAGATGCAAAGGATGTCATGCAAGCCATTCATGTTGTGCATGGTGTCAAGTTTCctgtcttaactccaaatctcaaA GGTTTTGAAGCAGCTATTGCATCTGGCGCCAAGGAAGTTGTCATATTTGCATCAGCTTCTGAGTCCTTTTCTAAGTCGAACATCAATTGCACCATTGAAGAGAGCCTTACTCGTTATCATGAAGTTGTTGTTGCTGCAAAAGGACTTGCAATACCTGTTCGTGG GTATGTGTCTTGTGCCATGGGGTGTCCTGTAGAAGGAACAGTGCCTCCAGAAAAGGTGGCATATGTGGCTAAAAAGCTTTATGACATGGGCTGTTCTGAAATCTCACTTGGTGATACCATCGGAGTCGGTACTCCAG GGACTGTGATTCCGATGCTCAAAGCTGTAATGTCTCTCATTCCAGTAGACAAGCTTGCAGTCCATTTTCATGATACTTACGGCCAAGCGCTCTCAAACATTTTGGTTGCTCTACAA ATGGGGATCAGTGTAGTCGACTCATCTGTGGCTGGCCTGGGTGGATGCCCCTACGCCAAGGGAGCTTCAGGGAACGTGGCCACCGAAGACGTAGTATACATGCTTAATGGCCTCGGCATCAAAACCAATGTGGATTTGGGCAAGCTCGTGGCTGCTGGGGACTTCATCTGCAAGCATTTGGGACGCCGGTCCGGATCAAAATCTGCCACTGCATTGAGCAGAGTCACTGCAGATGCCTCCAAGATCTAA